CGCGATGCGAGATTGTGCCTTCCTCGGCCAGTGCCTCGAAATTGACGATCCGGTTCCAGAAGTCCTTGCCGTAAAGCAGGATCGGAATCGGCTCCATCTTGCCGGTCTGGATCAGTGTCAGCAGCTCGAAAAACTCATCCAGCGTTCCAAAACCGCCGGGGAAGGCCGCAACCGCGCGGGCGCGCAGCAGGAAGTGCATCTTGCGCAGCGCGAAATAGTGGAACTGGAAGGAGAGGTGCGGCGTCACATAGCCATTGGGTGCCTGTTCATGCGGCAACACGATATTGAGGCCGATGGACTCCTTGCCAACATCATCCGCGCCGCGATTGGCGGCTTCCATGATTGACGGACCACCGCCGGAGCAAACGACGAACTGGCGCTTGCCATCTTCGGTCTGTTCGCATTCGCTGGCGAGCCGGGCAAGATTGCGCGCCTCGTCATAATATTTCGCTTTTTCCGCCAGCTTTTCGGCAACGCGCTTTTCCTGCGGCGTGCGCGCAGCGTCAAGCTGCGCCTGCGCCTTGGCTGGTTCGGGAATGCGCGCCGAGCCGTAAATTACCAATGTCGAGCCGATATTGGCTTCATCGAGCAGCATCTCCGGCTTGAGCAGTTCTAGCTGAAAGCGCACCGGGCGCAATTCTTCGCGCAGCAGAAACTCGGTATCGCGAAACGCCAGCAGATAGGCGGGGTCGCTGGTCTGCGGGGTGACCAGTACATCTTCAGCGGTGCGGGCGTCTTCGGAAGCGCGGCGGAAGCGGCGTTCCTGTAAATCCTTTTTTGTCATGCCGCATCAATTAGGCGCGCATGGCGCTGACGGCAATGATCGATTGCGGCTGACAGTGCAAAATCTTAGCGGCAATATCCGTTATTCTGCGCCATATCGAGATGGAAATGGTCCTTGTGCGCGGCATTGAATTCCGGGCCGAGTACGGTGCCAAAGCGTTTGCAGGCGCTTTTGTGCACTGTGCGCAAGAATTCGCGTTCCTTGCGCGAACCCTTCCAGCCCTGTTTCACCGATATCCGCCGACCATCGGCCAGGACGAAGGCCGACACATCAATCGCATTGGCATGGGCATGTTGCGACAGGCGCAGGCTCCCGGCAATTCTGCGGCAGCTATAGCTGCCCATGGTCTCGATGCGCACCAAATCGCTGCCGAGTATCTGCCGAGCCGCGCGGGCCGCTCCATATTGCGCCCAACCGGCAAAGCGCTCCGCCATCGGGCAGGTTACCGGGCCCAGATTGGCGACGGCCAACTCGCCGCCGCCGCGCAAGAAGCGACTGAGATTCAAACTGGCCATCCGCACCGCGCCCAATTGGGTGCAGCCACCGTCCATATAGCGGTCGGGCAGAGGGGTGAATTTCACATCCGCTTTTTTCAGGGCACTATGGCATTGGCGCGTCGGCGCGTTTGTGGCGATACGGCTGGCAGGCGCGGATGATGCCGAAGCGCTGCCCGGGCGTGCCGGGGCATCGTTGCTTCGGCCACCGACTATTGGGATCGCGCTGCAACCACTGAGCAGAGCCGCCCCAACTAGGACGAGTGCCAAGTGACGCGCCTTTATAATTGCTGAGCGATGATCCGACATGCCCGGAATAATAGTGAATCAATGGTTAACCTTGTCCGAGCAAAAATGGTTAACAAAATATGAAATGGTCCGTTTTCGAACCGCTGCGAGATCAAGCAGTAGCGTATGGAACTGCCCTAAATGCCGCGCACCTGCCGCATATAGGGGTCTTTGACATCGACGCCCAGATCATTGGTCACCGGCTGCTGCTCACGACCAAGCTGGCTGAAATCCAGTTTCGCCTGAAATTCCATGCCGGTGTGGATGCCCTCGCACCAACGTACCTCGGCATCGAGCATCAGCGTTTCGTCAAACATGACGGTTACCACATCACCAGCCTGCAATACCGGGCCGCCATCCATCATGATGCCGTGTTCGGAGATATTGCGCGCCAGTGCCGGATACTCAAAGCCGTCATGCCAGACTCGGATATTGCGATAGGTGCGGTGCCGCTTTTCGCGGTTGGTGCGGAAACCCTGTGCCTCGACTTTGCGGCCCTTGCTTTCCAGCAAGGCGCTGGCTTGGTCGCCGGGCATTGGCTTGCCATAGATATAGCCCTGAATATGCGAGCATCCGAGCTGCCGTACCAGATCAAGTTCATCCAGCGTTTCGGCACCTTCTGCGGTGGTATCCATCTTCAGCGCATTGGCGAGTGAGACGATCGAGGCGATGATGGCTGAATTCATACTGCCGCGCTGGGTCGCGCCGCGCACAAAGCTCTGGTCTATCTTGATTTTGTCGAACGGCACTTTTTTGAGATAACCAAGCGCGGAATAGCCGGTGCCGAAATCATCAAGCGCCAGACGGACACCAAGGCGCTTGATCCGGTTGAAGGTCTCAATATTGCTTTCGCTTTCATCGAGAAACACGCTTTCAGTAATTTCCAGCTCCAACTGGCTGGGCTTCACCTTGTTCGCAGCGAGCGCATTGGTCAGCACCAGCGGCAAATTGCCGGTTGCAAATTGCACCGTAGAGACATTGACTGCGACGCGGATATCGCTTGGCCATTGCGCCAACTGGGTACAGGCGGAACGAAGAATCCATTCGCCAATCTGCGTGATAAGGCCGG
The sequence above is drawn from the Parasphingorhabdus sp. SCSIO 66989 genome and encodes:
- a CDS encoding LOG family protein, with translation MTKKDLQERRFRRASEDARTAEDVLVTPQTSDPAYLLAFRDTEFLLREELRPVRFQLELLKPEMLLDEANIGSTLVIYGSARIPEPAKAQAQLDAARTPQEKRVAEKLAEKAKYYDEARNLARLASECEQTEDGKRQFVVCSGGGPSIMEAANRGADDVGKESIGLNIVLPHEQAPNGYVTPHLSFQFHYFALRKMHFLLRARAVAAFPGGFGTLDEFFELLTLIQTGKMEPIPILLYGKDFWNRIVNFEALAEEGTISHRDLDLFHMVETAEEGWAIIRDFYDLDCD
- a CDS encoding extensin family protein — translated: MALVLVGAALLSGCSAIPIVGGRSNDAPARPGSASASSAPASRIATNAPTRQCHSALKKADVKFTPLPDRYMDGGCTQLGAVRMASLNLSRFLRGGGELAVANLGPVTCPMAERFAGWAQYGAARAARQILGSDLVRIETMGSYSCRRIAGSLRLSQHAHANAIDVSAFVLADGRRISVKQGWKGSRKEREFLRTVHKSACKRFGTVLGPEFNAAHKDHFHLDMAQNNGYCR